A DNA window from Helianthus annuus cultivar XRQ/B chromosome 15, HanXRQr2.0-SUNRISE, whole genome shotgun sequence contains the following coding sequences:
- the LOC110911880 gene encoding uncharacterized protein LOC110911880 produces the protein MGSTESTLLTSQTDDGITTVSERFQDVDPLLHKLSSLKIASPILASASTDSSSSSSFTDILVRKPSTSSDTGVVDTKVLSELFSMYQELQEKQAHNINKRQEEIENKIELVDALALKLLQRYNYSASAMKTASTHLSGVDELQVELGVLKGRLTEVMSDCDALCKRIATEGPESLRSSVKPFAAAAADLRTATSHPSR, from the exons ATGGGCTCAACGGAATCTACACTTTTAACTTCACAG ACTGACGACGGTATCACCACCGTCTCCGAGCGATTCCAAGATGTAGATCCCCTGCTACACAAGCTTTCATCCCTCAAAATT GCATCTCCCATATTGGCATCTGCATCAACAgatagcagcagcagcagcagcttcacaGATATTTTGGTCAGGAAACCATCAACTTCTTCTGATACAG GTGTTGTAGATACGAAGGTGTTATCGGAACTATTCTCAATGTACCAAGAATTGCAAGAAAAACAGGCTCATAACATCAACAAAAGACAG GAAGAAATTGAAAACAAGATAGAACTTGTGGATGCTTTGGCACTAAAACTTCTCCAACGATATAATTACTCTGCGTCAGCAATGAAGACCGCATCAACTCACTTATCTGGAG TTGATGAGTTACAGGTGGAACTTGGGGTGCTGAAAGGAAGGCTAACTGAAGTGATGAGTGACTGTGATGCCTTATGCAAGAGAATTGCTACTGAGGGACCTGAATCGCTTCGCTCATCGGTCAAGCCATTTGCCGCAGCTGCTGCTGATTTAAGAACAGCAACAAGCCATCCATCGCGTTAA
- the LOC110911878 gene encoding peptidyl-prolyl cis-trans isomerase Pin1 → MSSSSTDKVRASHILIKHQGSRRKASWKDPEGRIINSTTRDDAVAQLKSLREDILAGNSKFEDVASRYSDCSSAKRAGDLGSFGRNQMQKPFEEATYALKVGEISDIVDTDSGVHIILRTG, encoded by the exons ATGTCATCGTCTTCAACCGATAAAGTTAGGGCTTCACACATACTCATTAAGCATCAAGGATCTCGCCGTAAGGCGTCCTGGAAGGATCCAGAAGGTCGCATCATTAACAGCACCACCAGAGATGACGCTGTCGCTCAGCTCAAATCCTTACGCGAAGATATTCTTGCCGGCAACTCCAAGTTTGAGGATGTCGCCTCTCGTTATTCTGATTGCAGTTCTGCTAAGCGCGCTGGAGATCTCG GATCATTTGGAAGGAACCAGATGCAGAAACCCTTTGAGGAAGCAACATACGCATTAAAAGTTGGTGAAATAAGCGATATTGTGGACACCGACAGTGGAGTTCACATCATCTTGAGAACTGGTTAA